One segment of Papaver somniferum cultivar HN1 unplaced genomic scaffold, ASM357369v1 unplaced-scaffold_81, whole genome shotgun sequence DNA contains the following:
- the LOC113345613 gene encoding uncharacterized protein LOC113345613, translated as MPYENSENPEVEVQFESTTTDQTPKEEKFREKEETTLYTVFHSLFTQIFFPDNNDGTSIPLLFKRTKKSVYKNAPYLRQATKNSTNNLLLWTRQGSPFRALLVISAGTITFLSLTGFLVFMLFFVGATINAVVISLFISLAAAGGFLAIFFACITAVYIGALSVALVVISTATVTTVIAVLITTGWLTFFYAVWWVTKKTISFAECSLNITSSALSAYSAGRYASHTSADKGSSID; from the exons ATGCCTTACGAAAATTCTGAGAACCCTGAAGTGGAAGTTCAATTTGAGAGTACAACAACAGATCAAACTCCAAAAGAAGAGAAATTTAGGGAGAAGGAAGAAACTACTTTGTATACTGTTTTTCATAGTCTCTTTACTCAGATTTTCTTTCCAGATAATAATGATGGCACATCAATTCCTCTTCTCTTTAAACGTACAAAGAAATCTGTGTACAAAAATGCTCCTTATTTGCGACAAGCTACAAAGAATTCTACCAATAATCTTCTTCTCTGGACTCGTCAAGGCAGTCCTTTCCGTGCTCTACTCGTCATCTCT GCTGGAACAATAACATTTCTGTCTTTGACTGGATTCCTCGTTTTTATGCTTTTCTTTGTGGGTGCAACTATCAATGCGGTTGTCATCTCTCTTTTTATATCTTTAGCTGCTGCTGGAGGCTTCTTAGCTATCTTCTTTGCCTGCATTACGGCAGTATATATTGGAGCTTTATCAGTGGCTTTGGTTGTCATTTCTACTGCTACTGTCACAACAGTTATCGCAGTTCTTATAACCACAG GTTGGCTTACTTTTTTCTACGCCGTGTGGTGGGTGACAAAGAAAACTATCAGCTTTGCTGAGTGCTCACTTAATATTACTTCTTCAGCACTATCAGCTTATTCTGCTGGTCGATATGCTAGTCATACATCTGCAGATAAGGGATCTTCAATAGATTGA